The following proteins are co-located in the Hevea brasiliensis isolate MT/VB/25A 57/8 chromosome 11, ASM3005281v1, whole genome shotgun sequence genome:
- the LOC131170454 gene encoding uncharacterized protein LOC131170454 → SRQRSYADPKRKDVEFMIGDHVFLRVSPMKGIMRFGKKGKLSPRFVGPFEILERIGAVAYRLALPPGFAHVHLVFHISMLRKYVPDPSHVLQPQTIQFRDDMSYEEQPVKILDRQIRKLWSKEVALVKVLWHNHSSSEATWEAESEMRAKYPHLFDSSG, encoded by the coding sequence agtcgacaaagaagttatgctgaccctaagcgtaaagatgtagaatttatgattggtgatcatgtatttctgagagtttcccctatgaaaggaatcatgaggtttgggaagaaggggaagcttagccctcgttttgttggtccatttgaaattttggagagaattggagcagttgcttaccgtttagcccttccacctggttttgcacatgtacatctagttttccatatttctatgcttagaaagtatgtaccagatccatctcatgttttacaacctcaaaccatacaatttagggatgatatgtcatatgaggagcaaccagtaaagattttagatcgacaaattaggaaactctggtctaaggaagtggctttggtcaaagtcttgtggcataatcactcaagtagtgaggccacatgggaggcagaatctgaaatgcgagccaaatatcctcatttatttgattcttcaggttag